The stretch of DNA TTGATGAACTGGTTGAAGGTGCAAAGGACCCTTTTCACCGATGGACTTGAGGATGGTGGTGCCCTTATCCGTGGTGATTTCTTGGTATCCACGGAAGTTTACGACGAAACCAGAGACATTCTCAATAATGCATCGGATCGGAGTAACATTGCCATCACTATCCTCCAAGGCGATACGAATTTCAGAGCCAGTAACGTGGAGGCGCCACAAACGTTTACCGTGACGTTCGATAAACCCGGATATAGCGGCCAGAACGTCCTCGTATTCGACAGCTAGGTTGTATACGAAGTTCATGAAGATATGGTTACAATCAGCATTTCTGTGCTCTGCACTGACGATTTCGAGAGCGTCAAGGATGCTTGTTACCAGTCGGTCAGTTTCCGAGATAAGATATTCAGCTGTAGTCATCGAGCCACGTAGACGACCGGGTCTAACGAGCGCGCGGATGAAGAATCGGTTATCAAGCTGATTTTCGCGAGCAATGGCATGGTAGATGTGGATCTGCTTCGCCTCGACGAAGCATGGAGTCAAGTTGTAGTTGGAAAGGCGGCTCAGCTCAAGCTGGAAAGCCAAAGCAGGTTCGATGTTACGAAtagcttcctcttccttccaAACACCATCGAAATCACGCAAAGTAAAATAGACAGGATATTGTCCGCGACGGCACAAAAGAATTGACATGCGTCGAACACCGCGGTGGGCTAGGATCTCCTGATGGTTATTGACGAAGTCAATCACAACTTTGTTCCACTCGTTCTCAGGCATATCATCCTCGTCACGGAAAATACGAAGAGCAATATTGACAACATTTGGTGCTTGACTGTTAGGGCCGTATCGCTCGGAGAATTCTTGACCATCGAATGCGGGGAGCATTGAGACAACTTTAACGAAGCCTTTTGCCATGGCTTTGACGTTGGGGAACGAAGCGATAGTTCCAGTGCGAACGGGCTGAGACTGGTGTCGGTTTATCATATAGGTAAGATCACTGACAGACGCCGAGCGGAGGGGAGGTCCTCTGTGGATACGTCAGTTCACACGCGATACTTGATGAGACGATTATGGCTCACCCAAAAGCAATGCGTGGAGTATCGGGAGGAGAGTGCGACTGGCCTAGGTTGAAACGCCACGTTACAACAGTGGGGACTTCTCCATCATCAAGGGTGTCGCCTTCTTCGTAATCAATGGAAAGCAAATTATATGCTTTATAGGCGCGCCTAATATACACCTCGTAGGCAGCTGTGCAGTCCcaatcaaaaaattgaacataGATATAAATTGCAGGTACAAACCAAGTCGAACCATTGGATCATCGTGGTTGAAAAAGGCCGGCAAGACGTCGTAGACAACATATCGTGAATCTGTAAGTTCCCTGAGAACTTCGGCCGAGGGGGTCCTTGAGCATGTATCAGTACTGCTCGTAAGTTATGAAGCGAGAAAATATACCTCGGTGCTTGGCCTGATTCACCGTAGTAATTGTTGGTCACTGAATTCTTAAGGACCGATTCCATTTGAACCAAACGTTCCTCATAGGAAGGCATCTGGCCAAGAATGAGGACTTCGCGGGCTTTCAATGACACCGAGGTAGACGACCTGATGTAGCGAGATTAGCATGTATTTTATGAAATGTCATTACACGTACTTAGCCTCGAGGGAAGCAAGGTCTTGTAGCACCTTGAAAAGTCGGCTCTCTGGATTAGAAACCGTGATGTTGCTGCTCTTGACATAGTCCAAAATAGCAAGGACAAGTTTGGCCTTGCCTTGGACCTTGATGTGGCTAAGGACCAGGCTTACAGCGGTATCGAGGTTATCTTTGTATTGATCACGGAGTGCAAGTACACGAGCCTCAATGCTCCCACCGAAGAGCTTTTCAGTGGCTTCGTAGCGCGACAACAATGTGGCGATAGTTTCCGTGATGTAATTCTTCAACCCTCCACTGAAACGTTCAACAACGTCACACAGGGGAACAATCTTGGAACGGAACATTGCGCGGTCTTGAGGAAGTATCGAATCTTGGATGTAGTGGTCAATGAGCTTTTTGACGCGAACGGCGGGGAATTCTGTGTTTGGTCCCTTGGCTTTAGCAGCCTCGATGGCAGCACGGATATTGTCCTCCAATTTCTGAGGAATTCTCCCAGAGAGCGACGAAAGGATGGCATTGATCTCAGAGTAAGGAAGCTGAGAATCGTGCAAAACCTCTATGAATTCCTTGAAGGTAGAATTCATGACCGACTGATTATCAAATCCGTCCAAAATGTCGTTCAAAACGCCGAGGCAGCGAGCCAGACGTTGATGAGGTTTGTTCCCAACAACACCCGGAGAACCCATTGGTGGGAGAAGGCCTTCAAAAGGTTTAGCGTGCTTCACCCGAGCGGGGTCATCAAGGGTAAGAACACCAAGGATGTCACCAGGTTCCAGACTGACTCCAGGCTGCTTGATCAGCTGAATAATACCGTCTTCAGTAGCGACCAGAGGCATATACATTTTCATGACCTTGGGAAGTGATACTCAGTAGATGTTGGATCCGTATTGTAGTGATAAACATACCTCAATCTCAGCGTACTGGTCACCAGCTTTGACATGGTCACCACTGTCGAGGAAGTATCTGATGAGCTTTCCGGGACTGGGACTTCTTAGCTGAGTGGGATCGTTTTCTTGTTCAATCAAGCACGTTTTGGCATCGACCATCAATCGGAGAGCGCCTACTTCCTCTCGCCAGTATATAGAATGGCTCTTGCCATCCAATAGCACCAACAATCCACCATCCGCCAAAGCACGGGCACCAACCATGGTACGTCCGCCATTTAAATACAAGGTCCAGACTGTCGACGATGATCGGGCCGCAGTGAAGGAGTAACGAGTGTTTTCATAGATAAAGTCAATGCCGAAGACTGTACGGAGGACATCGCGACCGGGCACTTGACCCTTATCAAGAATGCGCTTGTACTCAGTCCAACAAGCCTCGGAAGCAAGGTAAGCCTTGGTGACGGCTCCACACACTACGGCAAGAGTCGCATCAGGACGCTCGGCGGTGAGTTTGTTGCTGATAAGAGAGTCGAGCCATCCAGTGGTGATGGTGTTCTCCTTgaaagcttcaagttccagGAGTTTGATGAGATATTCGACTGTCGTGCGGAAGTCTCCCCTAATGCTAAGCTCTTTCAAGGCGACGATCATATTCTTACGACTCTCCCCACGGTCTTCACCGTACGCAAAGATGTGACCAAACTGGGAATCGGCGAATTCGTGCAGACCACCGGCGGTGCTGACAGAGAAGTAACCCCACACATTAGTGCTGGAACGGAAATTAAGTTCCTGGATGGAGCCCGACGAGGGTTTAAAACCCGCATCAGGGTTCTCGGCGGTGATGCGAACAGCGACGACGTGACCCTTAGGGCGAGGCTTGCGCTGCAACTTGCTAGAATCAGGGTTGGTCATGTCGAAGTCGATTTCTGAGGTACCGTTGGGCGCAACTCCGTAAAGCTGTCGAATATCACGAATGCGATGGAGAGGGATACCCATAGCGATTTGGAGCTGTGCGGCTGGAAGGTTGACGCCGGTAACCATCTCGGTGGTAGGATGCTCGACTTGAAGACGGGGATTCAACTCCAAGAAGTAGAAGTAATCTTCCGAATGGCTATAAAGATCTAAAAGCAAATGTGAATATCatgaaaaggaaaaatgagaaaggagaaaagTACACACATTCCACAGTACCAGCACTAACATAACCGACAAGTTTCGACAGGCGAACGGCTGCACGTTCCATTTGTTCGAAAGTCTCTTCCTTTGCAATAGTGACTGGTGCTTCTTCAATGATCTTCTGGTGGCGACGTTGAACAGAGCAGTCACGACCGAAAAGCGATATAGCATCGCCATACTGATCGGCAAGAAGTTGCACCTCTAAATGGCGAGCCTGACCAGCAAGTTTCATGATGAATATGGGGGAGCCTGTATAAACTATTAGGTCTTATTTTACACGATGTAAATCATAACATACCAGGAATCTCTCCAGCTACAGCGTGGTATGCGTTTTTGAACGCTTCTGGTGCCTCAACCTTACGGATACCTTTTCCTCCACCCCCTTCACTGGCCTTAATCATGACAGGCCACCCAATCTGCTCGGCTTTCTTCAAACCTTCTTCGACGGAAGTCACACAAGCATCGGCGTATGCCCTGTCGGGAACTGTAACGTAGCCGGCCTCTGAGAGAACAGTATCCGTAATGCCAGTGCCGGACCATGGCATGGTGGGGACATTGGCGCTTTGGGCAACAATGGTGGAAGAAATTTTGTCACCCAAACTTCTCATTGCACTTCCTGGTGGTCCAATAAAGACTATTTTGTGCTTACTGGCCGCCAAACTCTCAGGCAGGCGGGGATTTTCTGAGGCATGGCCCCATCCCGCCCATACGGCGTGGACGCCAGCACGCTCAGCGACATCGACAATGAGGTCAACGTTGGCGTAATTGTTATTGTTACTCCCACCGGGGACCTCAATATAACGGTCCGCCATCCTGATATATTCTGCGTTGACTTTCAAGTCCTCTGGGGTCGCCATTACGGTGAACTCGACCTCTCTTTCACGACCGAATGTCTCGTAACTCCATTGACGGATGGATCTGATTTCCTTAACGGCGGCAATACCTAATTTAATAAGCAGTTAGAGGAAATAATgtaattagcaacatggcgGCGAACCGTTATTTGCAATAAGAACCTAAGTACAGTGGTGTCAGAAAAGGATACAGAGACGCATAAGAACAACGAACTTTCGTGATGACGGTGTGACCGCCATTCGCCTTTACAAAATCATGAACGCTGCTGGGCGGTGCTGCCTCCAGCGAGTTACCACCTGGGGGATAATGATTCAATAAAAGAAGCCGACACGCCAAGAGAGCGCGTCATACCTATGAACTGCTGGACGCGAGAATGGTCGTAGGCCGACATAGCTGAGTCTATGTATGACACGGGgagcgagcacgaagcaaGCTTGTGGGGGGAAGGAAGAAGGGGGAGAAGGTAAGGTTGGTGGTTTAATATGTAGACTGGGGACAGAATTATGATCGACCCCAAAATTCTGTGATGTCGCTTACCTCAGCCATGTCGGAGGCAGGGTTGTCTTCTTTCTGCAGTCACTCCGATGCTTGCCGCGCTTGTTTCTTCGGATTCTCACCCAATCTCCAACGGAACACCCGGACTCAGTCTGTAATGAGAATAGAGTGCACTTCAATCGCCAGTTTCTGCCGAATTTCCATCATGCTTCACACGGCCCGCAAATCCTGAACTCCTTTTGAGCCAACTGTTAGGGTTACACCCGAATGGAGGAGACATAAGCACAGAAGACTGCTTGTATACGGTATCACCTTGCGGTTTACATCTCCTCATGCAGAGGTTAGATGCTGCACACGCACTGCGTGTTATCTTGCATTGCATGGCATCCTGAGACTATCTCTACTTGTTCCGTAAGAAGTCAGGGAGTGTGAATGCTATTCGCCACTCATGGGCTTTTTGAGTCTCCTCTGCACCAAGGTGGGAGTCTAGTTAGATGTATATCGCACACCAATGGTCTTTTACTCTTGGCTTGATAAAGCGATAAATAACATCGCACTGTGTGAGGGATCCATCCGTATGATTGGGCTACACCGAGTTGATTGATAACTAGAAGTACATGCAAATGAACTTGATTGTCACAAGCAGAATCGCTCATCCTCATCGAGATACCATTGTGCGTCCGCTACATCAGAAAATAAGCTCGCCATCTGGAATCATACTGATAGTCAACATACCTCGCGGTTTTTCTCTCGGTTGTGGCTACCTCCGTCTTTGCTCTGTTGAGGACCTTCTGGAATTCGGTGACACGATGCCTCATTCTTGAGTGCATATACGCCTTGGAACATTTGATGTGGTAATGCAAATAATCACGGAATAATTGAATGTGAGAGATCGTGGAAGGTGCGATCGCTGTGGTGAAATGCTGAGGGAAAAGTACAAATGTAACGTAGCCAATTTCTTCGCTGTTTCTCAGACCAGGGATATGGCGAATCTCAAGTGGGGGATCCCGGCTGGAGTAGAGTACTTGTGGTGCATTTTGAATAGATGGTTGGCGTCGCGCATCAACGAATTCCTAGGGGCAGAAAATAAACGACTGCGGAGACTCGAGAGTTTGCTCATACCTGTAGGAACACTTTCCCAAAGATTCTGTCTGTTTCTTCTCTGAAAACAGTAGAGAATATAACTGTTACACGGTCAGGTGCGGCTTGGATATACATTGCTTCTTCGTCTCTATAATGGATTTGCATCAATTCCCCCTGTCCCTCTGCCTTTTCCAAGGTTTTCTGCGTATCAAATCCACGTTCAAATGGCGCAGCAAGGGCATTTCGTTTCAGCAATGCGAGAGACTTCACAAATGCATCGCGAGACTCTGTAAAGACCAATAAACTACATGTCCAATATAGGCAACCTGTGAAACATACCCGCATCTGTTGGAACCTGCTCCAAATCGATCACCAAGCTGACATTGTAATCCGGTTCGACCTGACCAGATAACAAAGACCCATATTCCCTCCTCAAAACGTCGAGCGCGCCATAATGAACTAGCTCATCCCAGCAGCGGATGTTCATAGAAAGTAGCAAGACAGTCTTGCGCTCCGGGGTTGATAGATGGAAACGGACGTTGTCATAATCAACAAAGACAACATCGAGAGAGCCTGGCCTTCGCAGAGTAAGATTAGACTTTGACGAGGACTTAACGACGTATATTACTTCAGAATCTTCTCCAAGATTGTTGTTTGGATGATAACATTATGAGGCTAGAGGACAACAATAAGTATCATTATCACCCAAAAACTTTGGATGTCATACCTCTAGAAGAATCATGTTGATCTATGACGGGTGGGGCGTATATAAGATGGGGGAGGATAGAATAAAGGTGAGAAACGACCTATCCAGGTATTAGATTGAAGACGGTGGGCTCAATGACACTTCTATCCTCTCAACGACGTTGATGCCGTCACCAATTTAAATCTCCGATTGGTATGTGCATGCCGCCGGCAAGCGGATAACTTCAACAAGTGCCTGATCGACGTGCCATGGTTTGTTCAACCTGACCGAGGATTCAAATTCATTGTAACACATTACTCGGTAATTGCTACTTACATTCTGCATTACCATTGAAAAACATCTCGGGGAGAAATGGGGATCATGTTGAATAACCGTAACTGCTATAAATCTTACAGGTTATTGAGCACGATGTGGTAGCAAACCCATTAGAAGATTGTGCACTTGTCTTCAACAACAATGTTTTAGGCTCACAATATTCACCAATAGTATCTGTGTCTTCAGTATCCTTCTAATTGCGTATACAGGTTACTACCAGGTGCGAATCGTGATAAATTTGTCCGTCCATTGCTGTTAAACAGAAAGATATCTCCTGTCAGGAGACGAGATAATGAGGGAAAGCCTAAACAGTAATGTAGTAAAGTATGAAAAATGAGGTTGAGGTCGTGGTCCGGGCGACAAAGAAAGCCGCACAGAATGCAAAAGTTACAAAGTATATGGATAGGGTCATAGGGGGAAAAGAGGTAAGGAAAAATGTCTCCAACAGTGTTACGATCTGAATGATTATCCCAGTAAAACGAGTATCGGACAGAAGCCGTGTCCAAAGTAAATTAATATGATGTCGATCCTCCGGCCGCGTACAAGCGAAGATATTTCACCAATGTTAATTTATCGcctttgctgttgttgcCAGACAGCTAGAGggacatcttcctcttctcctcttTGAGAGCGACCTTCAGAGGAACGAGGCCGTTTTTCATACGGAGTGGTTGCGTGAGCGCTATGGCCCTTGCGAAGATTGCCATTTGCAGAGGCTAGCGGGGGTGAAGTATAAGCAGTAGCTGACAACGATCTGCCTGGGCTCTTATGCCCCTGGCTCCTATCACCTAGAGATTCTTGCGAAGTGTTCAGTTTATGGAGTTGCATCGGCGAGCTTTTTGGAGAGTAAgagtgttgttgttgttggcgTTGATTAGACGGGGGAGAGCGAGACCGACGATGTGCATTGACGTTAGAAGGATTTGACTGGTGCATATGATGAGTGGGCGAGGAAGGTTGAGATATCCAATTTGATTGGTCGGCAGGAGCCATCGCCCCCGGTGGCAAGCCAGGTCTGTGGTGAGGATCTGTAGGCGCCTGGTAATAATATTGCTCTGGTTGCGCTTTTACTTGTGGCTGCACCAGCTTGGGAGGAGAATTAGTGTATGGTCCAGGTTGTTGAACGCGTTGGTATGATTGAGCACCATTGAGCATTGGTATGGGTGCAGTAGAACTGCGCGTAGGCTGTCCATTGTATCCACCATATTCTTGTTCCATCACACGATGCTGCATCTCGTATTGAGGGCCCTTAATGGGGGTTTCCGCTCGACGTGTACCTGGTTGCCCACCAGTAGGCGTCTTCGTGAGAGGACCTCGCCTTCCCGACTCTTTTTTCTTGAGCTCCatttctcgttctcgttcccGTTGCTCTCTTTCCAACCTTTCCTTTTCTGCCTTTTCGCGctgctctttttcttttgcttctctttctctctgttccctttctctctcttcttgCTCGGCATCTTCCCGGTTATCGCCATTTCCTGAGTTTTGGGTACCGTTGGCAACCGATTGCGTTGGACTCGTGGACGGATTCTGAGCCTTATTAATGACCCCCAAGTACCAAAACATAAGGTTACTAATAAGAACTTGTTCATATAGTGGTCTTCTGGGATTCGCAAGCTTGATGTGGCTCAGTCGGTAAATTGCCCTTTCAACATGAATAGGGTATCTTGCATACGGGTTCCCACCAATTCCAGGAGCCAGTCCAGGGGATGTTGGAGGCACGTAGGATTTTGATGACTTGGAAGCTCCAAGTAATGCCTGGGCAGCCTCGCGTCCCGAAGTCCCACCAGTCATCGACGACTGGTAATCCGTGTCCTGCTTTTTCTTCCCGAAGAGAGATCCAAAGAAACCcgattctttttctttctcagAGTTGACACGATCGCGACCCTCACGATCCTTTTCCTTCTGGCCTTTCTTGCCACCTTTGTCGCCTCCCCATTTCGAAAATAACCCCTTCttgtccttttccttttccttgcGAACCTGGGGCGGTATACTTTGCGGGATTGCGGGTGGAGAAGATTGAACAGGGATTAAACGTCCATTAGCAGCTTCTGATGGTGaaggagttcttgatgatgTGCTGGGTTCTTGAGTAGGTTGTGGGACAGCGAGTCGTTGTGGCTGTGGTTGATGTATAACCGCAGGAGGAGTCTCCTGATGAAAAGGGATTGCATCAATTGGTCTCTGAGGCGGCTCTTCTACTGGAATGGGTATTGGTTCAAGCTGCATTGGTGGTGCCGGTGGAGGAGATGCAGCGGTATCTGGAACGACAGGTATATTcacctcgtcttcatcgtctcgAGCGTAAGCATCGTAGATAGACGTCTCTTCGCTGTACGAGTCGGGCCTTGCATTGTGGTGAGAACTATCATCTGAAATTGTGGGACGACGA from Psilocybe cubensis strain MGC-MH-2018 chromosome 7, whole genome shotgun sequence encodes:
- a CDS encoding Acetyl-CoA carboxylase codes for the protein MSAYDHSRVQQFIGGNSLEAAPPSSVHDFVKANGGHTVITKVLIANNGIAAVKEIRSIRQWSYETFGREREVEFTVMATPEDLKVNAEYIRMADRYIEVPGGSNNNNYANVDLIVDVAERAGVHAVWAGWGHASENPRLPESLAASKHKIVFIGPPGSAMRSLGDKISSTIVAQSANVPTMPWSGTGITDTVLSEAGYVTVPDRAYADACVTSVEEGLKKAEQIGWPVMIKASEGGGGKGIRKVEAPEAFKNAYHAVAGEIPGSPIFIMKLAGQARHLEVQLLADQYGDAISLFGRDCSVQRRHQKIIEEAPVTIAKEETFEQMERAAVRLSKLVGYVSAGTVEYLYSHSEDYFYFLELNPRLQVEHPTTEMVTGVNLPAAQLQIAMGIPLHRIRDIRQLYGVAPNGTSEIDFDMTNPDSSKLQRKPRPKGHVVAVRITAENPDAGFKPSSGSIQELNFRSSTNVWGYFSVSTAGGLHEFADSQFGHIFAYGEDRGESRKNMIVALKELSIRGDFRTTVEYLIKLLELEAFKENTITTGWLDSLISNKLTAERPDATLAVVCGAVTKAYLASEACWTEYKRILDKGQVPGRDVLRTVFGIDFIYENTRYSFTAARSSSTVWTLYLNGGRTMVGARALADGGLLVLLDGKSHSIYWREEVGALRLMVDAKTCLIEQENDPTQLRSPSPGKLIRYFLDSGDHVKAGDQYAEIEVMKMYMPLVATEDGIIQLIKQPGVSLEPGDILGVLTLDDPARVKHAKPFEGLLPPMGSPGVVGNKPHQRLARCLGVLNDILDGFDNQSVMNSTFKEFIEVLHDSQLPYSEINAILSSLSGRIPQKLEDNIRAAIEAAKAKGPNTEFPAVRVKKLIDHYIQDSILPQDRAMFRSKIVPLCDVVERFSGGLKNYITETIATLLSRYEATEKLFGGSIEARVLALRDQYKDNLDTAVSLVLSHIKVQGKAKLVLAILDYVKSSNITVSNPESRLFKVLQDLASLEAKSSTSVSLKAREVLILGQMPSYEERLVQMESVLKNSVTNNYYGESGQAPRTPSAEVLRELTDSRYVVYDVLPAFFNHDDPMVRLAAYEVYIRRAYKAYNLLSIDYEEGDTLDDGEVPTVVTWRFNLGQSHSPPDTPRIAFGGPPLRSASVSDLTYMINRHQSQPVRTGTIASFPNVKAMAKGFVKVVSMLPAFDGQEFSERYGPNSQAPNVVNIALRIFRDEDDMPENEWNKVVIDFVNNHQEILAHRGVRRMSILLCRRGQYPVYFTLRDFDGVWKEEEAIRNIEPALAFQLELSRLSNYNLTPCFVEAKQIHIYHAIARENQLDNRFFIRALVRPGRLRGSMTTAEYLISETDRLVTSILDALEIVSAEHRNADCNHIFMNFVYNLAVEYEDVLAAISGFIERHGKRLWRLHVTGSEIRIALEDSDGNVTPIRCIIENVSGFVVNFRGYQEITTDKGTTILKSIGEKGPLHLQPVHQAYPTKESLQPKRYQAHLIGTTYVYDFPDLFSKALHNVWNKARKTDPSLVLPKVFLESRELVLDEHDKLALVDRAPGNNTCGMVGWVFTLRTPEFPQGRKAVVVANDITYKIGSFGPSEDQFFYLVTQYARDLGLPRIYLSANSGARIGLAEEALPLFSAAWNDPARPEKGVNYLYLTPENYLKLKEKGPDSVRAVEIEEDGERRFKITDVIGLQDGLGVECLKGSGLIAGETSRAYEDIFTITLVTARSVGIGAYLVRLGERAVQVEGQPIILTGAPALNKVLGREVYTSNLQLGGTQIMFKNGVSHLTASSDLQGASHILEWLSYVPEIKNGPLPIRMSPDTWDRDIDYTPPKGAYDPRWFIEGKVDETSSEYLSGFFDKDSFQETLSGWAQTVVVGRARLGGIPMGVIAVETRTIERVVPADPANPSSFEQRIMEAGQVWYPNSAYKTAQAIFDFNREGLPLIIFANWRGFSGGQQDMYDEILKQGSKIVDGLSSYKQPVFVYIVPNGELRGGAWVVLDPSINSEQMEMYADVEARAGVLEPEGIVEIKMRRDKILSLMERLDSTYASLKRDSKDASKSPEQRAAASAALTERETLLQPTYKQIALLYADLHDRSGRMEAKGCAKPAVWKNARRHFYWALRARVARSSALAILAEATPEATYQYRSRLLDSLAGIDSDTDYRQVAEALEKLDLSQTVAQLKADHLLRQMIELTKSDRKVILDGLVRLADNFSDEERSTLASLLKSGSRSPAPPSYSNTTA
- a CDS encoding Actin-related protein 2/3 complex subunit 2, with the translated sequence MILLEPHNVIIQTTILEKILKPGSLDVVFVDYDNVRFHLSTPERKTVLLLSMNIRCWDELVHYGALDVLRREYGSLLSGQVEPDYNVSLVIDLEQVPTDAESRDAFVKSLALLKRNALAAPFERGFDTQKTLEKAEGQGELMQIHYRDEEAMYIQAAPDRVTVIFSTVFREETDRIFGKVFLQEFVDARRQPSIQNAPQVLYSSRDPPLEIRHIPGLRNSEEIGYVTFVLFPQHFTTAIAPSTISHIQLFRDYLHYHIKCSKAYMHSRMRHRVTEFQKVLNRAKTEVATTERKTASGRTMVSR
- a CDS encoding Protein zds1, encoding MSSRPLQPSEYEIQREVEALRDLRRRSTTPGALTIDPDLPNQSPPSSPTAQYWVGKTPAASAPSPDSNFINSNVQGLPSPDPATSPGSSRTADPAPNNPSDDPLHLFWVPASLHPEIAPAEFRAFLKEHARSPPDGQPTSPSSLSSSSSLNRKRSMLSRQYRPQENDGVEEENIVPLKRNRSLMYPTNPGPQLTISDLQKLEELAEEASESDDPSRLRSVLRRSLSLNISPSAIMMDEVPDMGDEADAPIIVPPPGQILRRAARTKIRKPGLPGDGGGHRFGASRRGANANNTPPVPSEPRTSSDISSSDHGDSDYSSVLRRPTISDDSSHHNARPDSYSEETSIYDAYARDDEDEVNIPVVPDTAASPPPAPPMQLEPIPIPVEEPPQRPIDAIPFHQETPPAVIHQPQPQRLAVPQPTQEPSTSSRTPSPSEAANGRLIPVQSSPPAIPQSIPPQVRKEKEKDKKGLFSKWGGDKGGKKGQKEKDREGRDRVNSEKEKESGFFGSLFGKKKQDTDYQSSMTGGTSGREAAQALLGASKSSKSYVPPTSPGLAPGIGGNPYARYPIHVERAIYRLSHIKLANPRRPLYEQVLISNLMFWYLGVINKAQNPSTSPTQSVANGTQNSGNGDNREDAEQEEREREQREREAKEKEQREKAEKERLEREQREREREMELKKKESGRRGPLTKTPTGGQPGTRRAETPIKGPQYEMQHRVMEQEYGGYNGQPTRSSTAPIPMLNGAQSYQRVQQPGPYTNSPPKLVQPQVKAQPEQYYYQAPTDPHHRPGLPPGAMAPADQSNWISQPSSPTHHMHQSNPSNVNAHRRSRSPPSNQRQQQQHSYSPKSSPMQLHKLNTSQESLGDRSQGHKSPGRSLSATAYTSPPLASANGNLRKGHSAHATTPYEKRPRSSEGRSQRGEEEDVPLAVWQQQQRR